The following proteins come from a genomic window of Pseudomonas putida:
- the yaaA gene encoding peroxide stress protein YaaA has translation MLTVISPAKTLDYDTPPVTERFTLPQYLDESQALIQQLRELSPAQISELMHLSDKLAGLNAARFGSWTPDFTPANAKQALLAFKGDVYTGLDAESLTEDDFSYAQGHLRMLSGLYGLLRPLDLMQPYRLEMGTKLANARGKDLYAFWGTRISEWLNQALADQGDDVLLNLASNEYFSAVKRSALKARVINVDFKDQKNGQYKIISFYAKKARGMMSRFVIQQRISTPEQLKQFDAQGYYYSAEQSKPDHLVFLRDHPAE, from the coding sequence ATGCTGACGGTGATTTCCCCCGCCAAGACCCTCGACTACGACACCCCGCCAGTGACCGAGCGTTTCACCCTGCCCCAGTACCTGGATGAATCCCAGGCCCTGATCCAGCAGTTGCGCGAACTGTCGCCGGCGCAGATCAGCGAGCTGATGCACCTGTCCGACAAGCTCGCCGGCCTGAATGCTGCGCGCTTTGGCAGCTGGACCCCAGACTTCACCCCGGCCAACGCCAAGCAGGCGCTGCTGGCGTTCAAGGGTGACGTGTACACCGGCCTCGATGCCGAGAGCCTGACTGAAGACGATTTCAGCTACGCTCAGGGCCACCTGCGCATGCTCTCGGGCCTTTATGGCCTGCTGCGCCCGCTCGACCTGATGCAGCCCTACCGCCTGGAGATGGGCACCAAGCTGGCCAACGCCCGCGGCAAGGACCTGTACGCCTTCTGGGGCACGCGCATCAGCGAATGGCTGAACCAGGCCCTGGCCGACCAAGGCGATGACGTGCTGTTGAACCTGGCCAGTAACGAGTATTTCAGTGCAGTGAAACGCAGTGCACTGAAGGCCCGGGTGATCAACGTCGACTTCAAGGACCAGAAAAACGGCCAGTACAAGATCATCAGCTTCTACGCCAAGAAAGCCCGCGGCATGATGAGCCGCTTCGTCATCCAGCAGCGCATCAGCACCCCGGAACAGCTCAAGCAGTTCGATGCTCAGGGTTACTACTACAGTGCCGAGCAGTCCAAGCCGGACCATTTGGTGTTCCTGCGCGATCACCCCGCGGAGTGA